The following are from one region of the Vanessa atalanta chromosome 5, ilVanAtal1.2, whole genome shotgun sequence genome:
- the LOC125064295 gene encoding UPF0728 protein C10orf53 homolog: MSMQYVRIYYGPNESFGTVSHKPQKLCGIREYLQRLGFRVDLVPVEYINYCMLEMCGHEVFRCNINNLLFNAAAERDSVCRRAINAVVESSAKFLRARSYLWSWALIEDQIFRRSEYSPKDYWPFNFDGSFDTCLECESCIEVIEKK; the protein is encoded by the exons ATGTCGATGCAATATGTTAGGATTTACTATGGACCGAACGAATCATTTGGCACAGTTTCACATAAACCACAAAAATTATGTGGCATACGAG aatatcttCAAAGATTGGGTTTTCGTGTAGATCTCGTACctgtagaatatataaattattgcatGTTGGAAATGTGTGGACATGAG GTGTTCAGGTGCAACATAAACAATCTCTTATTCAACGCGGCTGCGGAACGCGACTCCGTCTGTCGTCGAGCTATAAATGCCGTTGTTGAATCATCAGCTAAATTCCTAAGAGCACGAAGTTACCTCTGGTCCTGGGCACTAATTGAAGACCAAATATTTAGAAGAAGCGAATACTCTCCGAAAGACTACTGGCCGTTCAATTTTGACGGAAGTTTCGATACTTGTTTAGAATGCGAGTCGTGCATTGAAGTgattgaaaaaaagtaa
- the LOC125064023 gene encoding dual specificity protein phosphatase 14: MKVLTVEDKVACVGIENEPRVDVTEAKSTKEELNRGCPLGVSRVINSVYICGAHALPGAVKALRPGLVINAAPELPPPPEDYVPRQYIPLLDTPNSDMYPFMERVADLVNEVVSRNEVVLVHCVAGVSRSVTLCLAYLVKWHKMTLCEAYHHMKLRRPQIRPNTGFFKQLIKFEERLFGEASVKMVYCEAIDKEIPDVYEADYSGMTWFRQRYGPIEK; the protein is encoded by the exons ATGAAGGTCTTGACAGTTGAAGATAAAGTTGCATGTGTTGGAATTGAAAACGAACCGAGAGTTGATGTTACAGAAGCGAAATCAACGAAGGAGGAGTTAAATAG AGGCTGCCCTCTCGGAGTATCTCGCGTCATCAACTCGGTATACATATGCGGTGCCCATGCCTTGCCTGGAGCTGTGAAGGCGTTACGACCAGGACTTGTAATAAATGCCGCACCTGAACTGCCACCTCCACCGGAAGATTATGTTCCAAGACAATACATACCACTGCTGGATACCCCAAACTCTGATATGTATCCATTCATGGAACGGGTCGCTGACCTTGTAAATGAG GTCGTGTCAAGAAACGAAGTGGTGTTGGTACATTGCGTGGCGGGTGTTTCGAGATCTGTCACTCTCTGCTTAGCTTACCTTGTCAAATGGCACAAGATGACTTTGTGCGAAGCTTATCATCACATGAAGCTTAGAAG gcCACAAATTCGACCGAACACGGGTTTCTTcaagcaattaataaaattcgaagAGAGACTTTTTGGTGAAGCGTCTGTGAAGATGGTTTATTGTGAAGCTATTGACAAAGAGATTCCTGATGTATACGAAGCTGACTACAGTGGAATGACGTGGTTTAGACAAAGATATGGTCCAATAGAAAAATGA
- the LOC125063951 gene encoding cytochrome P450 6B2-like, with amino-acid sequence MFIFCVIVLVIAIYFYGIRNHDYWSKRNVKYDRPWPIFGNYFNYVFGIKSITVTTTELYNKYPNEKVVGNFCGNTPELIIRDPDIARDILNVDFAHFYLRGLGRDIKKEPLLQNIFSADGDLWKLVRQRLTPAFTTAKLKGMFPLIVKCAEKLHDLGDDIVANGGECDVRDLMARFSTEFIGACGLGIEMDTITNENSVFRNMGREIFSRSLTDILALGTYEILPEIRSYFMQLNKDLDSFFIKMITKVFKHRDYKPSGRNDFVDLLLSLAAKGTIKGESIEHRHPDGTPKEVELEMDELCLVAQVFVFFAAGFETSSSSTSYALHELAYNSDLQQKIQNEIDQVLSKYDNKLCYEAVAEMTLLDLAFKEALRMLPPVGVLNRTCASQYTIKQLGITIDPGVRIIIPVSALHHDEKYYENPEQFKPERFATGDITSKYVYLPFGEGPRACIGARLGHMQSLAGLAALLRKFSVEPSGKTHRKLRLNHRLHVVQGVKDGIPLKLKLRNK; translated from the exons atgtttattttttgtgttatagtTTTGGTGAtagctatttatttttacggAATTCGAAATCATGACTACTGGTCTAAGagaaatgtaaaatatgatCGACCTTGGCCTATCTTCGGTAATTACTTCAATTACGTATTTGGAATCAAGAGTATTACTGTTACCACCACCGAGTTGTATAACAAATATCCCAATGAGAAAGTGGTAGGAAACTTTTGTGGTAATACACCAGAGCTCATCATTCGAGATCCAGATATAGCGAgggatattttaaatgttgacttCGCACATTTTTACCTTCGAGGATTGGGTAGAGACATCAAAAAGGAGCCTCtcctacaaaatattttcagtgcTGACGGTGACTTATGGAAGCTTGTGCGCCAAAGGTTGACTCCAGCGTTTACTACAGCTAAACTGAAGGGTATGTTTCCTTTAATTGTCAAATGTGCAGAAAAACTTCATGATTTAGGTGATGACATTGTCGCAAACGGTGGAGAGTGTGATGTACGGGATCTAATGGCTAGATTCTCTACAGAATTTATAGGCGCTTGTGGATTGGGCATAGAAATGGATACGATTACCAACGAGAATTCAGTCTTTAGAAATATGGGAAGAGAAATTTTTAGCAGATCGCTTACAGATATTTTGGCCTTAGGTACCTACGAAATCTTACCAGAAATTAGAAGTTATTTTATGCAGCTTAATAAAGACTTagacagtttttttattaaaatgattacaaaagtttttaaacaCAGAGACTATAAACCTTCAGGTAGAAACGATTTTGTCGACCTCCTGTTAAGTCTAGCAGCAAAAGGCACAATAAAAGGAGAATCTATTGAACACAGACACCCCGACGGAACACCGAAGGAAGTCGAACTGGAAATGGATGAATTGTGCTTGGTAGCTCAAGTATTTGTTTTCTTTGCTGCCGGTTTCGAAACCTCATCTTCATCGACAAGTTACGCTTTACACGAACTAGCTTACAATTCGgatttacaacaaaaaattcAGAATGAAATTGATCAAGTCCTATCAAAATACGATAATAAATTGTGTTACGAAGCAGTAGCAGAAATGACTCTTCTAGACTTGGCGTTCAAAGAAGCTTTAAGAATGCTCCCACCTGTAGGAGTTTTGAATAGGACTTGCGCCAGTCAATACACAATCAAACAACTCGGTATAACTATAGATCCAGGTGTTAGAATCATTATTCCTGTAAGCGCATTACATCAcgatgaaaaatattatgaaaatccAGAACAATTTAAGCCAGAAAGATTTGCGACAGGTGATATCACATCAAAATACGTATATTTGCCTTTCGGAGAAGGACCTCGAGCTTGCATag GGGCTCGCTTAGGTCATATGCAGTCACTAGCCGGACTCGCCGCACTATTGCGTAAATTCTCGGTGGAACCTTCAGGAAAAACACATAGAAAATTGAGGCTAAATCACCGTCTACATGTGGTACAGGGTGTTAAAGATGGTATACCACTAAAACTaaaattgagaaataaataa
- the LOC125064303 gene encoding LOW QUALITY PROTEIN: cytochrome P450 6B2-like (The sequence of the model RefSeq protein was modified relative to this genomic sequence to represent the inferred CDS: substituted 2 bases at 2 genomic stop codons) — translation MFIVYVHXIITALXTLFHLRFIFRIIDMILPLTLLILIFIYIYSTRNHDYWKKRNVKYERPLPIFGNHFKTLFGMKGLVDISTRIYNKYPEEKVFGYFRGPTPELIIRDPDIVRDILSVDFAYFHPRGLSRNTEIEPLFKNIFHADGDLWKLLRQRLTPAFTTSKLKNMFPLIVKCAEKLEHVGKEIIDAGGECDVRELMARFSTEFIGSCGFGIEMDTINNENSIFRKLGKKLFARSLRDVFLLMLLDIFPQIKRFIRITDKNLEETFTSIMMKIFEQRNFKPSGRNDFVDLVLDLAGKGKIVGDSVEHRNSDGSPKQIELEIDLSCLIAQIFLFFIAGFETSSSSTSYTLHELAFNIDVQEKVQDEIDRVLLKYNNRLCYEAVAEMTLLEMAFKEAMRILPPVGNLNRMCAYKYTISKLGITIDPGVKILIPIQALQNDKLYFENPEVFDPERFVNLRTNEINKYVFMPFGEGPRACIGARLGQMQSLAGLAAVLHKFSVVPSEKSKRKLIMNPRLNLIQGVLNGIPLKLELRKK, via the exons atgtttattgtttatgtacattaaattattacagcactttaa actTTATTTCATTTGCGTTTCATATTTCGGATCATAGACATGATTTTACCATTAAcactattaatacttattttcatCTATATTTATTCAACACGAAATCACGATTATTGGAAAAAAAGGAATGTTAAATATGAAAGACCCTTACCAATATTCggaaatcattttaaaacactttttgGAATGAAAGGTTTAGTTGACATTTCAACTAGAATTTACAACAAATATCCAGAAGAGAAAGTGTTCGGATACTTCCGGGGACCAACTCCTGAGTTAATAATCAGGGATCCAGATATTGTTCGAGATATTTTGAGCGTAGACTTCGCATACTTCCATCCACGTGGACTAAGTAGAAATACCGAGATAGAGCCactgttcaaaaatattttccacgCTGATGGTGACTTATGGAAATTATTGAGGCAAAGACTGACTCCAGCATTTACAACTTCTAAATTGAAAAACATGTTTCCACTTATAGTGAAGTGTGCAGAGAAACTTGAACACGTTGGAAAAGAAATTATAGATGCAGGTGGAGAGTGTGATGTGCGCGAACTTATGGCGCGTTTCTCAACAGAATTCATAGGAAGCTGTGGTTTTGGCATTGAAATGGACacaataaacaatgaaaattcaatttttagaAAATTAGGAAAGAAACTTTTTGCTCGTTCACTGAGGGATGTTTTTCTGTTAATGCTATTGGACATTTTTCCACAGATAAAAAGATTCATCCGAATCACTGATAAGAATTTAGAAGAAACGTTTACTAGCATAATGATGAAAATTTTTGAACAACGAAACTTTAAGCCTTCCGGAAGGAATGATTTCGTCGATCTTGTGTTAGATTTAGCTGGGAAGGGAAAAATTGTAGGTGATTCTGTCGAACACCGAAATTCAGACGGTTCTCCTAAACAAATCGAATTAGAAATTGATTTATCGTGCCTCATTGcccaaatatttctattttttatagctgGCTTTGAAACATCTTCGTCAAGTACTAGCTATACATTACATGAACTTGCGTTTAACATAGACGTACAGGAAAAGGTACAAGACGAGATTGACCGGGtacttttaaagtataataatcgTTTGTGTTATGAGGCTGTTGCAGAAATGACACTTTTAGAAATGGCATTTAAAGAGGCGATGAGAATTCTACCGCCAGTGGGGAACTTGAATAGAATGTGtgcttataaatatacaatttctaAACTTGGAATAACCATAGATCCtggtgtaaaaatattaattcctaTACAAGCCTTGCAAAATGACAAGCTTTATTTCGAAAATCCCGAAGTGTTCGATCCAGAAAGATTTGTAAATTTAAGAACGaatgaaatcaacaaatatGTTTTCATGCCCTTTGGAGAAGGTCCACGAGCGTGCATAG GCGCTCGGCTGGGTCAAATGCAGTCTCTAGCTGGACTTGCGGCTGTGTTACACAAGTTCTCAGTGGTACCATCAGAGAAATCCAAGaggaaattaataatgaatcctCGACTTAATTTAATACAAGGTGTTTTAAATGGAATCCCTCTTAAACTTGAGTtacgtaagaaataa